The Phragmites australis chromosome 15, lpPhrAust1.1, whole genome shotgun sequence genome window below encodes:
- the LOC133892766 gene encoding uncharacterized protein LOC133892766, producing the protein MPLFFSKFAPLVPRLRRLSTSAATAAGEDPKLSRIADEILALSPAELDDYAALLRLKLRLSLTSSAAAGASPAGTGDAASGAAGSKEAAAVKTAFDVKIEKYDAAAKIKIIKEVRAVTDLGLKEAKELVEKAPVVVRAGLPKEEAEALAAKLKAAGAAVALE; encoded by the coding sequence ATGCCACTCTTCTTCTCCAAATTCGCACCACTGGTCCCCCGCCTGCGCCGCCTCTCCACCTCTGCGGCGACCGCCGCCGGCGAGGACCCTAAGCTGTCGCGCATCGCGGACGAGATCCTCGCTCTCTCCCCCGCCGAGCTGGACGACTACGCTGCGCTTCTACGCCTCAAGCTCCGCCTCTCGCTCACCTCCAGCGCCGCCGCGGGGGCCTCCCCGGCCGGGACCGGAGACGCCGCCTCTGGAGCCGCGGGCTCCAAGGAGGCCGCCGCGGTGAAGACGGCGTTCGACGTGAAGATCGAGAAGTACGATGCGGCGGCGAAGATCAAGATCATCAAGGAGGTGCGCGCGGTAACGGACCTGGGGCTGAAGGAGGCGAAGGAGCTCGTGGAGAAGGCGCCCGTCGTGGTGCGCGCGGGGCTGCCCAAGGAGGAGGCCGAGGCGCTCGCCGCAAAGCTcaaggccgccggcgccgccgtcgcgcTCGAGTGA